The Methanoregula sp. UBA64 genome contains the following window.
ACCTGGAGTTCTGCCCCCTCCACGCGGATCAGCTTCGGCGCGCCGCGGATTGTTTCGCCACACATTTCACACTGCATATTCTCACAAACACTTTATATGGCGATTTCCCTATATACCTATTTGAGGAACGGAATGGGCGACATTCTCCGCGATACGGCCGAGCCGCAGACCCCGGAAGAGCTCTGCCGCCTGTACCGCACGATCTCCGAGCAGCTCCGGGACCAGCTCCAGCAGATCGAAAACGATAAGCACGACCTTGAAACCCAGATGATAGAGAGGGTCAACAACCTGGAATCCCGCAATCTCGAACTCCGCGAACAGCTCCGCCAGGTCGAGGCGGACAAACGGTATATCGAGACCCAGAAGATCCGGTTCGAGCGGGAGGTACGAAAACTCAAAAGCGAGAGCGAGCAGCTCAGGAGCCCGCCGCTCATTATCGGGAACGTGGTGGATGTGGTCGATTCGTCCCGGGTCATCGTCCGCAGCAGTGCCGGGCCTAAGTTCCTTGTCCGGAGCTCGCCAAGTATCAATCCCGACGACCTAAAGGCCGGCGCCCGGTGCACGCTCAACCAGCAGTCGCTTGCAATTGTCGAGCTGCTCCCGAGCTCGTTTGATGCACAGGTCTACGGGATGGAACTCGTAGACTCCCCGCAGGAGAACTATACGGATATCGGCGGTCTCTCAAAACAGATAAACGAGATCCGCGAGGCAGTCGAGCTCCCCTTAAAACGCCCGGAACTGTTTACCCGCATAGGAATCGAGCCGCCCAAGGGCGTTTTGCTCTACGGACCCCCGGGAACAGGAAAGACGCTTCTTGCAAAAGCGGTTGCCCACGAGACCAATGCCCATTTCATGCGGGTCGTGGGAAGCGAACTTGTCCAGAAATATATTGGCGAAGGGGCACGGCTCGTCCGCGAGCTCTTCGATCTCGCGAAGAAGAAAGCCCCGACGATCATCTTTATCGATGAAATCGATGCAGTGGGAGCGAGCCGGACCGAGGCAAACACTTCCGGTGACCGCGAGGTCCAGCGTACCCTCATGCAGCTCCTGGCCGGTATGGACGGTTTTGAGACCCGGGGAGACGTGAAGATCATCGGGGCCACGAACAGGATCGATATTCTCGACAAGGCGCTGCTGCGTCCCGGCCGTTTCGACCGGATCATCGAGATCCCGTTGCCCGATGGAGAGGGCCGGCTCTCGATCCTGAAAGTCCACACCCGGGGACTGACCGTTGACGAATCGGTCGACCTTGTCGAAGTTGCATCCATGACCGAGGGCAGGAACGGAGCAGATCTCCGGGCGATCTGCATGGAAGCCGGGATGTTTGCCATCCGGAACGACCGTGAAGCTATCACCCGTTCCGACTTTTTGGCGGCCATAGAAAAAGTCAGGATCGATTTCTCCCGGCCCGTCTCCGATGTCGAAGGCCGGATGTTTGCATAAGCATCCGGTTCTCTTTTTTTGCCCGGCAAGCCGGGTCCTGTTTTGTTCTTTTCGCTTCCCGTTACGGACATTCACGGATTTTTTTAGAGATTTTTTTGACCCGCAGACTTTTTCACATAACGAGTCAAGATATACGGCATCATATTGGTAAAGGAGGGTTACACACTTGACCGATCCAGAAAAAACAGCCGAACCGACAGTTCCTGAAGAGAAAACAGAAACTGTGACGAAAAAGGCAGAAGAGAAAACTCCGGAGAGCACAAAACAGAACGTACCGGCAAAGGGTGCGGGAAAAGAGACCGAAAAGAAAGCCATGAACAGGGAATTGCTTATAACAGTCGGTGTAGCAGTGATCCTGATCGCTGCTGCAGTCGGCGCCTGGTTCTTCCTTACCCCGGTCGTTGCAACAAAGGGAGACACCGTTTCTGTCTACTACACCGGGACATTTGACAACGGCACGGTGTTTGATTCCAACAAGAATTCCACCGAACCGCTGATGTTTACCCTCGGCAACTCAACGATCATCCCCGGTTTTGCAGATGCAGTATCGGGTATGGCGCTGAATTCGGAAAAGACCGTAACGCTCCCGCCGGAAAAAGCCTACGGGAACTATGACCCCGGCCTTGTCCAGGTTGTCAACCGTACCGGACCGCTCGCCAATGTCACGTTCGTTCCTGGCCAGCATTATATCATCCACGACCGGCTCACCGATACCAACAGCAGGGTTACCGTCATTAACGTGACACCAAAGACCGTGACCATCGATTCCAACAGCCCGTACGTAGGCCAGAACGTGACCTTTACGATTCAACTGGTCAACATCACCAAAACCAAGTAAGCGGGCGGAAGGATCGAATCATCCTATTTTTTTGTTTTTTATCCGTACCGGGCAAATTGGTTCCTTTCGCCGATGGAGGATTATTAAAAAAAAGGAGACGGGAAACTCCGGATCGCTTGTGGAAATAAGATTTCCCTGAGTTTACTCGTCGTCAGCCGCGTAATAGTAATATTCGCCGCTGCTTTTCTGCTCCCGGTCAAGGAATGAGTCGGGTTTGTTGATCCGGGGACGGCCGGTCTGATCCCGCCGGAAGGTGACATCGAGCTCGTGCAGGAACCGGTTCATGCCCTCCCGCATTGCAAACGGGCCGACCGCAGTCCCTTTGATACCCGGTTCGCCTTCAAAGACAAGGATCCGCTCGCTGATCATATCGATAAGGTAGATGTCGTGGTCGATGACCATGATCGCTACGACCTTTCCTTCCGCATGGTGTTTGATGAGCCGGGTCACTTTAACCCGCTGCTCCACATCGAGGTGTGCGCTCGGCTCGTCGAGGATGTAGAGGTCAGCATCGCGGGATAGGCAGGCCGCGATGGCGACACGCTGGAGTTCGCCGCCACTCAGCGAATCCACCGGTGACTGGAGAATAGGGCCAAGCGAGAGCGGTTCGAGGATCTCGTGCTGGTAGTACGAGGTGTCGAATTTGCTGGTGCACTTACGGAGATACATCTCGACAGAGTCCGACGAGTCGGGCTTGATGTACTGCGGTTTGTACGAGATCCGGAGCTTGAGATCCATGGTGCCGGTGTCCGGTTTCTCGACACCGGCAAGGAGCTTTGCGTACGTGCTCTTCCCCATGCCATTTGCCCCGATCACACCCAGCACCTCCCCGGCTTTAATCGTCCCGCCGGCAATCGTGAGATGGAAGGTATCATAGCCCTTGGTCATCGCCGGGATCTCCACGAGGTCTTCGCGTTTCGATCCCTTCTCATGCGCACGCTTCTCAAAGACCACCTGCGTGTCCCGGAAACGGACGTTCTCCTCGGCAAGGAACCCTTCGAGGTACTGGTTGATGCCCACCCGGACGCCCTTTGGCCGGGTGATGACCCCAAAGACCGCCGGTTTGCCGTAGCCTACATGTACCGTATCCGCAAGCATGTCGAGGATGGCGAGGTCGTGCTCGACAATCACGACCGGGCGTTCGGCGGCAAGTTCCCGGATCAGTTTTGCAGCCGAGATACGCTGGTAGATATCCAGGAACGGGGTAATTTCATCGAGGAAATAGAGGTCGGCGTTACGGGCAAGGCAGGCCGCTATGGCGACACGCTGGAGTTCTCCGCCGCTCAGCGTGTTTATCTGGTGGTCGAGAATAGCATCGAGCTTGAGGACCGGGAGGATCTCGGCAAGTTTTTGCCGCTCATCGGTTGACTTGAGCAGGTCCCGGACCGTGCCGGAAAATACCTTCGGGATGAAATCGATGTACTGGGGTTTTACCGCAATCTTCTTGCTCTTTTTCGAAACGGTCTGGAGATAGTCGAAGAGCTCGGTACCTGCATAGCGTTTTAAGATCTCATCCCAGTCAACTTCGGCATCGAAGTTCCCAAGGTTGGGACGGAGCTGCCCGGAAAGGATCTTTACCGCGGTACTTTTCCCGATACCGTTTGCGCCGAGAATACCGGTCACCTTTCCCTGGACCGGGATAGGAAGGCCGTACAGGGCAAACCCGTTCTGGCCGTACCGGTGGGTGGGGTGTTCGAGTTCTTCGGGCAGGCTCACGATGTCGAGGGCCTCGAACGGGCACTTCTTGATACAGATGCCGCAACCGACACAGAGTTCTTCAGAGATCTTTGCCTTGCCGTCTTCTCCGATAACAACGGTTTCGTCACCGGTCCTGACCCGGGGGCAGTAGATGATGCACTCGGTCCCGCACTTCTTTGCGTGACAGCGGTCCTTGTGAACTATGGCGATTCTCATGGATATCTAAAAAAAATTCTTATGCGGTCACTGTGGAGAGCAGGATGGTCCAGGACATAAACCAGAAGGCAAAGGTCATAAAGCCCTGGTAGAGCCAGTCTTTTGCTCCCAGTTTCGAAACGTCGAGATGCAACAGGATAAAGATGTGCCTCTGGACGACCACACCGGCAAGCATCAGCATGAATGCAAGAAGGCCGATATCGCTTTTTACGGTTACCTGGAGGAAATACGACAGTATCCCGACAAAAATACCCATGAAACAGGCAACCAGCGTTCGTTTGATCCGTTCGATATGGTCGGCCTGTTTTTCCAGTTTGGTCTTCTGCTTTTTGGAGAGTGCCGGTTGTTCCGTAGGTTGTTCCTGCACTTCGACGTTGACTTCGTCAGCCATCCCGTTCACCTGGTAGTCTTATTTTTTAGTGCGCAAGCCATATGTATCTTGGTATATCCCATGGCAACAGCGCAGGGAATGAGCGGGATCGATCTGCGGGCGGTAACCGGCGAGCTCAATGCAAAGCTGCCGCTCTGGATCGATAAGGTTTACCAGTTCGAGAGCCGGACGCTCGGTATCCGCCTGAATGGCGAAAACCATGCGAGGTACCTGCTCCTAATTGAAGCCGGGCGACGGGCGCACCTTGTATCAGCGTTCCCGGACGCCCCGAAAAATCCTCCGCAGTTTGCCATGTTCCTGCGCAAGTATATCTCCGGAGGCAAGGTACTTGCAATCCGACAGCACGGACTGGAACGGATCCTGATATTCGAGATCGGGAAAGGCGAACTCACCTACCGGCTCATCATCGAACTCTTTGATGAGGGAAACGTGATCCTCACCGATGAGGCAGGAAAAATTATCAAGCCGCTCCGGCACCACCGGTTCAAGGACCGGGACATAGTCCCCGATGCACTCTATGCCATGAGCGAAACCGACCCGACCGGTTCAGAGAAAAATCTTGCCGCAACGCTTGCAGGGGACGACCGGGATCTGGTCCGGGCCCTTGCGGTTGCGTGCATGTTTGGCGGCACATATGCGGAATATGTCTGTAAGACCTCGGGTATTGATAAGTCCCTGCCGGCAAAAGCTGCCGATCCAAAGGCATTGTATGCGGCCATAACCGGGCTCTTTTCCCGGGTGCAGCAGTCAGCCCGGCCGGTTGTATCAGCAAAAAGCTGCGAACCGCTCGCGTTTGGTGAGGGAGAAGGGAACTCCGGGGATACCGGCACACCCTACCCCGGCTATTCTGCTGCGCTCGAAGCCTTCTACCCGATGACCAAAGCCGAGAAGGTCAGGGTTGCGGCAAAACCGAAACTTTCCGAAGAGGAGCGGATCCACAAGTACCAGGAAGCCGCAATTAAAAAATTCGACGAGAAGATCAAAAAGAACGAAGAGCTGGTAAATGCGATCTACGAGAACTACCAGTTCATTGCACAGATCATCTCGTCACTGGATACGGCAAGCAAAGAACACTCCTGGCAGGAAATCGAGCGCCACCTCAAGGGAAATTCATCTGCCGATGCCAAAAAGATCGTGGCGTTTTACCCGGAAGATGCAGCGGTGGGCGTTGATATTGGAAAGACCGTGAAGATCTTCGTCCACGAAAGTGTCGAGCAGAACGCAGGGCGTTATTACGATACCATCAAAAAATTCAAGAAGAAAAAGGAAGGCGCCCTCCAGGCTATGAAGACGGTCCGGCCAAAGAAAAGGGCGGTACACCGCGATATTGTGCCCATGAAAAAACTCTGGTACCACCGGTTCCGGTGGTTTGTAACAAGCGATGGTGTGGTGGTGCTGGGCGGCCGGGATGCTTCGCAGAACGAAGAACTGGTCAAGAAGTACATGACCGGCGGCGATCTCTTCCTGCACGCGGACGTGCACGGGGCAAGTGTCATTCTCGTAAAAGGAAAGACCGAAAAGATGGACGAAGTGGCGCAGTTTGCCGCATCGTTCTCCGGCGCGTGGCGGAGCGGGCATTTCTCGGCCGATGTTTTCAGCGTGCGGCCGGACCAGGTAAGTAAGACTCCCGAGTCCGGGGAATATATCAGTCGGGGCTCGTTTATCGTGAGAGGAGAGCGCACGTACTACCGGGATGTCCCGCTCGCAGTAGGGATCGGTCTCGTGCTCGAACCCCAAGCTGCGGTTATCGGCGGTCCACCCGCAGTTATCCGGTCGCGGACAAAGACCTGTGTAGAGATCCGGCCCGGGCAGTTCGAGCCAAACGATGTGGCAAAAAAAGTGCTCCGATCCCTGCGGGAGCATCTCGCACCCGAGGAGGAGAAACTGCTCAAGGGAATCTTAAACACCGAATCGGTAGCAGCCTTTGTCCCGCCGGGGGGTTCGGACATTCTTGAGGAGTCATGAAAGCGGAATTCGGGGACATTAAGGAAAATTATGGCGAAATACGGCTTCTCCCCGAGACGATCGATGACCTCTGGCACCTCAAACACCTCATCCTTCCCGGCTCGCTTGTCTTTGCCACCACATTCCGGAGTGTTGAATCTGTAACCGACAAACTCCGTCCCGAGAAAGTGGAGAAACGGCCGGTCCGGCTCGGGGTACGGGCGGAAAAGATCGAGTTCTCGGAGCATGGGATCCGGCTCCGGATCACCGGTATCATCGAGCACGGGATCGACTGCGGAGCGTACCATACGATAAATGTCGAGACCGGATACGAGATCTCGGTAATCCGCCAGTGGCGCCCGGTTGACCTCGAACGGATCGAGCGGGCCAAAAAGTCGTCCGTCTTTGGCGTCATCCATATCCTCACGATTGAAGAAGGCGAGGCCGAACTCTTCCGGATACGGCAGTACGGTCCCGAAAGCGTAGTAACGGTGACGACAGGGAGCGGCAAAGGCGGCGAGTGCGACAACAGGGTAGCATTTTTCGAGGGGGTCACAAAGACGATTGCCGAGATTACCGGGCCGCTCGTTATTGCCGGGCCGGGTTTTATCAAGGACGATTTTCTCCGGTATGCGAAGAACCGGAACTGCCCGCCCGGAGAACGTGCAGTCGTTGTAGAGACCCGGCGGATCGGCCGCGGTGCCGTGCAGGACGTGATCGGTGCCGGGACGCTTGAGAAGATGATCGGCGATCTCCAGCTCTCTCGGGAGGTGCGGCTGATGGATGAAGTACTCCTGCGGATTGCCCGGGATGGAGCGGTAGCATACGGGAGGGAACAGGTCAGAAATGCAATCGATTACGGCGCAGTCGAAGAGGTTCTTATCGCCGATTCGCTGCTGCATGACACGGCAACTGCCCCGCTCCTTGAACGGGCCGAACGGATGCAGTCCCGTATCGTAGTGCTCTCAACCGAATTCGAACCCGGGGAACGGCTGATGGCACTCGGAGGGATTGCTGCACTGCTCCGGTATAAATTATAAAGACGTCGGGCCGGGCAGCGGTACAGGATATTCCACAATTTTTCCCGGATAACCGGTTTTTTTAATTCCCTGAAAATGAGTATCTGAAACAATTTATCTGGGGTTTTAGTCATTGACAGAACCCCGGCCGATATAAACATACATATAATATAAAGCCTTTAGTTTGTGTAAGAGCGCAAATGGCGATGAATTCTGACCCATCTGGTACAGATGCAGACATCCCCTCCGGCCCGGACGGGGATCACGTCATCGATATCTTCATTTTCACCAAAGATGCCCGTAATTCCCGGCAGATAACCGGGCAATTGGCAAACGAAGGATACCGGATCACTTCGTTTTTTGATGATGCCGAATTGCTGGACCGTCTCCGCATGGGAAAACCCAACCTTCTCATCTGCGACGCAACCGGCCCGGAAAAAGAGGGTTATCCAGTCTGCCATGATATCAAGGAAGATGCGGATCTCTGGAATATCCCTGTTCTTTTGATCACGGGCGTCTCCAGCCTCGGCGACCTTTTGATCGTGCTTGACAGCAATGCGGACAATTTTATCGCTTTGCCGTGGGATGCCCAGTACCTTGTCTCGCTCATCGAACTGATGCTTGCCTCGCCCGTGGAAAAACCGGATCCGGATAAAGTGCGGACGCAGTTCAAGATCCGTCACGAAGACCAGGATTATGTCATTACTGCCGATCGCAGGAAGCTCCTGGAATTCCTGCTCTCCTCGTTTGAGATCGCAATGAACCGGGCAACCGAACTCGACCAGGTTCGGGGCGAACGGAACACGCTCCAGTCAACGCTGGAAAGCAGGGTTGCCGAGAAGACCCGGGAACTCACCAGTGAGGTAGCCCGGCTCCAGACGGCAGCAACCGGACAGTCCCGCGAATTGGACTCGTCAAAAAATGCACTGGCAGCAACCCAGAGGGAGGCAGATGCCCTGCGTACCCGTATCGGGGAGACGGAAAAATCGCTTGCGGCAAAAGCCGACGAGCTCGCCCGGGCAAACGAGGAACTGGAAGCCACCCGTGCCCATCTTGCAGAAACGGAAGACACCGTAAGGACCCTTGGTGCGGAAAAAGAGGAACTTGTACATACCCTCAAGAGCGAGCTCGATACTGCAAATGCAGACCTGGCACAGGCCCGGGATGCGCTTGCCGGGGCACACAGGGAACTTGACCTTCAATCATCGGAACATGCCGATCTCCGGCAGCAGCTGGAGACACGGGACACTGAATACACAGAGACCAAAAAATCCCTTGCAGCTGCGGTAATTGAGATCGGGCAGCTCAAGAGCGATCTTGCCGGGGAGAAGAACCGGGCAGATACGGCCGAGCAGGAAGTAAAATCCATCCTCCAGGAAAAGGCAAAATCCGAAGAAGACCTTCGGCAGATGATTGGGGACATTACCGCAAAGGCCGCACAGCAGTCCCAGGAAGTTCTGCGTCTTTCCGATGAACTAGTAACAGAAAAGAAAGAGCGCGAGAGTCTCGAACAGGACTATACAGAATTCCGGCAGGAAACGGCAAAGAAAGAAACCGGGCTGGTTGCCGAACGGGACACTCTTGCCGGGCACCATGACGAACTCCAGGAAAAATACGATGCGCTTACTGAATCTCTTGGGGCAGAACGGGAGAAGGCTGCCACAAAGGATGCGGATATGGCACGCCTTGCCGTGGAAAAACGGCAGCTTGAAAACGATCTGCTCTCGGCAAAGGGTCAGGTTGAGACCCTCACGATGGCCCTTGACGAGGAAAAACGCCTGCGGGCCGGTGCCGAGCTGAACGCCAAAAACGGGATCGAGTCCAAGAACGACGAGCTGCGGGAACTGGCTGCAACCATCGATACTCTCCGGAGGGATCTGGATGCCCGGGGGTCAGAACTCTCTCTTGCAGGAAAGGAGCGGGACGATGCCCGGCTTGCGCACCGGGAAGCCTGCGATCGGCTCGCCGCTTTGGAGCTGGCAAAGGGACAGGCAGACAAGGTGGCCCGGTCTGCTGCAGCCGAGATGGAGCAGGTACGGGAACAGCTGGAGACGGAACGGCGCCTGCGCCATGGAGCAGAGGAAACGGCAGCCGCGGCAGAACGGACAAAGGAGAATATCAATCAGAATCTCCAGGCAACGATCGAGGCCGCTGAATCCGCAAAACGGGAACTTTCAGGAAGAATCGATGAGTTGTCAAAGAGTCTTGAGAACGAACGTGCGGCAAAGGACTCTGCGGCCGGCCAGCTGGACCGGGCAGTTACCGGCTTAAAAGAGGCTGCCAGGATCGCGGACCGGTTAAAAGATATGGAGAGCGATCTCAGGACCGCACAGGAACGGCAGCGGTCGCTTGAGGAGCAGCTCCGTAATTGTGAACGGGAACAGGCACAAAAAGAGGCTGCGTTTCAGTCGCTGACCGAGGATCTCGGGCAGATCTCCTCAACGCTTGCTACAGAACGGGATCTGCGCCGGGCAGCAGAACACGCGTACGAGGAACAAAAAGAGGAACTTGCAGTACTGAAAAGCGGGACCGGACATACCCTTGACGGTACTCCCCCGGCAATGGCAGAGGAACCGGCCCTCCCTGCAGTGATCCCGGGCGCAGCTCACCATGAGCTGGCAGTTCGTGAGGATCCGGTTCATTCCTTAACCACAATGGAAGATTTCTTTGAAGAACCAACAGAGCTGGATATTGGAGACCTGCCCGATGCAGCTCCGGTACCAGACAGCACCAGAGACGGATCCGGTAGTCCTGAAGTCCAGGACATACCCGTGACCCGAGGTACCCTGATAGTTCCGCCGGTCCGGGAATGCGGCACGAGTGCGACGACGCTTCCATCAGATCCCATGCCGGAGAAGGGAGAAGATCAGGAGATTCATGCCTGCATCTCTGATGATCCTGATGCCGGGCCGTCATCAAAAGAAGAATTATCCGAAACAGAGGATCTCCCGGAGGGGGATGAGACGGACTCTCCGCTTGATGAGAATCCGGATGATGAGATCCCGGACGAATCCGAAGACGGTGACGCGGAGAAGCAGGCAGGAATTTCCGGGGCGGATACTCCTCGGACCGGTACGACGTTCAGCCGCAGACAATGGCTGGATCTGATCAAGTGGGCCCATCATGCAGAAACACTCAGTCGCGAAGACCGCATACGGATTGTTAAGCTCGGACGTTTGATCCAGCAGGGAAGGCGCCTGACACCGCGGCAGGAAGAGCAACTGACCGGACTGGTGGCCCTTGCTGGTGCAATGGGCTACCGTCCAAAAGAGTGAAAATTTCTGGATCGGGAGTTTTTTTAATTTTTTATCGCAGCCCACAGTCTGCTGCTTACCGGGGATTTCGGGTTATTCCCTCTGCCGGTAATGGCAGCGGTTGTTTATCGGTTTGGGATTTTCCCCAATGTATCGTAACTTCGGAAAACCCGATCATCGTTACCTGGCAGAACAGGAAACCGGCAATTGAGAGCAGCATAATCCATAGAGAAGAGAGAATTCCCGTTGTTTCAATTACGACAATTATCAACAGGACCGCACAGTGCTGGATGTGATACTGACCGATACGGGGATCGATCGTATCGCAGGGCCGGATGGTACCGGTAATGGTCACGGCAGAAAACGGGAAGCAGGGAACAATTCCTTTCCGGGTACAGAGGTCTTCTATCAGGTGCAGGAAAATGCCCAGGAAGACACCGGCAAGGAATACAAAGATTGCATCGGTAACAAAAGTGTTTTTTAAGACAGATGCCGGGATGAGGAGAAGTAGCGCTGTGCAGGCAAAGACAAAGAGCGCGCCCGGGAGGGAATGACTCAACCTCTTATCGCCCGGATCCTGTACCGGGTGGCGAGTATGCGCATAGATCCGGCAGAGCAGCGGTGCGCAGATCCTTCGGGGGAACTGCACGATCAGCCATGCGAATGAACGAAATTTGAAATGTTTTGGCCGGGTCATGTGGATATCCGGAAGTAATACTCCGATGCAGGTGCCGGCCGTAACAAGGCACACAAGACCGGGAGGGGAAAAAAGGAATGCGCTGCTGGCAATCAGAGCACACATCAGGGCAAGAGCCAGGTGATGACGGGTGATCATGGGATTAGCCTGTTTCTCTCATGGGACCGGGAAATAAAAATGCCCGGACGGATTACCGGTTTGTCAGGCTACATTTTGAGGACAACAGAATATATGAATTGTCATTTTACTTGTTTTTTTCATAAATTAAACTAATTTGATTAATTTGATATGTGAGCGATTTGGTATCAAGGCCGGAATTTGTTGAGTCCTGCCGCGAGGTTCAAAAAACATTTTCCATTTTACCTGATTGATCATTATTTATTATGCAGCTGTGATAGAAGGAATGTTCCTACTATCAAATATAAATATTTGTAAAACAATGATCTGGTATAACAGGAGGAATGATGCGACAGACCAGATTTGTCTTCACGTTACCGCTGCATGCGAGGGGTGCCTCAGTGCCGCGGTCGAGCGGGGCAGGATTGCTTGGATCGCCCCAATGCGATTCGTACGGCGTTGCAGAAGATCTGAAGTTGCCGATCTACTCTTGGGCGGAATGACGAAAAGGCTCACATGCGGCAATACACGTGTCGGGTAAATTCCCGGGTACGGTAATGCTCGCATGAAAAGCCCACTGTCCCGAACCGGGAGTTGGACGAGGCGTTCAGAGAGAAGGGGGATTACAGGACATCCCCATTTCCTGAAACGATTCCGGAGATTGTACCAGTAACATCGGGCCTCGGGTAATCGCTGCACGCAAAAAAAGGGAGAAATAACGAATGCCGGATCACCGGGGAAACCCGGAGATGCGGGCAAGGATTTCAGGTATAAAAAAACTAAACGGAGGAATAAAAGAATGACACGACAG
Protein-coding sequences here:
- a CDS encoding FKBP-type peptidyl-prolyl cis-trans isomerase, producing MTDPEKTAEPTVPEEKTETVTKKAEEKTPESTKQNVPAKGAGKETEKKAMNRELLITVGVAVILIAAAVGAWFFLTPVVATKGDTVSVYYTGTFDNGTVFDSNKNSTEPLMFTLGNSTIIPGFADAVSGMALNSEKTVTLPPEKAYGNYDPGLVQVVNRTGPLANVTFVPGQHYIIHDRLTDTNSRVTVINVTPKTVTIDSNSPYVGQNVTFTIQLVNITKTK
- a CDS encoding response regulator translates to MAMNSDPSGTDADIPSGPDGDHVIDIFIFTKDARNSRQITGQLANEGYRITSFFDDAELLDRLRMGKPNLLICDATGPEKEGYPVCHDIKEDADLWNIPVLLITGVSSLGDLLIVLDSNADNFIALPWDAQYLVSLIELMLASPVEKPDPDKVRTQFKIRHEDQDYVITADRRKLLEFLLSSFEIAMNRATELDQVRGERNTLQSTLESRVAEKTRELTSEVARLQTAATGQSRELDSSKNALAATQREADALRTRIGETEKSLAAKADELARANEELEATRAHLAETEDTVRTLGAEKEELVHTLKSELDTANADLAQARDALAGAHRELDLQSSEHADLRQQLETRDTEYTETKKSLAAAVIEIGQLKSDLAGEKNRADTAEQEVKSILQEKAKSEEDLRQMIGDITAKAAQQSQEVLRLSDELVTEKKERESLEQDYTEFRQETAKKETGLVAERDTLAGHHDELQEKYDALTESLGAEREKAATKDADMARLAVEKRQLENDLLSAKGQVETLTMALDEEKRLRAGAELNAKNGIESKNDELRELAATIDTLRRDLDARGSELSLAGKERDDARLAHREACDRLAALELAKGQADKVARSAAAEMEQVREQLETERRLRHGAEETAAAAERTKENINQNLQATIEAAESAKRELSGRIDELSKSLENERAAKDSAAGQLDRAVTGLKEAARIADRLKDMESDLRTAQERQRSLEEQLRNCEREQAQKEAAFQSLTEDLGQISSTLATERDLRRAAEHAYEEQKEELAVLKSGTGHTLDGTPPAMAEEPALPAVIPGAAHHELAVREDPVHSLTTMEDFFEEPTELDIGDLPDAAPVPDSTRDGSGSPEVQDIPVTRGTLIVPPVRECGTSATTLPSDPMPEKGEDQEIHACISDDPDAGPSSKEELSETEDLPEGDETDSPLDENPDDEIPDESEDGDAEKQAGISGADTPRTGTTFSRRQWLDLIKWAHHAETLSREDRIRIVKLGRLIQQGRRLTPRQEEQLTGLVALAGAMGYRPKE
- a CDS encoding ribosome biogenesis/translation initiation ATPase RLI produces the protein MRIAIVHKDRCHAKKCGTECIIYCPRVRTGDETVVIGEDGKAKISEELCVGCGICIKKCPFEALDIVSLPEELEHPTHRYGQNGFALYGLPIPVQGKVTGILGANGIGKSTAVKILSGQLRPNLGNFDAEVDWDEILKRYAGTELFDYLQTVSKKSKKIAVKPQYIDFIPKVFSGTVRDLLKSTDERQKLAEILPVLKLDAILDHQINTLSGGELQRVAIAACLARNADLYFLDEITPFLDIYQRISAAKLIRELAAERPVVIVEHDLAILDMLADTVHVGYGKPAVFGVITRPKGVRVGINQYLEGFLAEENVRFRDTQVVFEKRAHEKGSKREDLVEIPAMTKGYDTFHLTIAGGTIKAGEVLGVIGANGMGKSTYAKLLAGVEKPDTGTMDLKLRISYKPQYIKPDSSDSVEMYLRKCTSKFDTSYYQHEILEPLSLGPILQSPVDSLSGGELQRVAIAACLSRDADLYILDEPSAHLDVEQRVKVTRLIKHHAEGKVVAIMVIDHDIYLIDMISERILVFEGEPGIKGTAVGPFAMREGMNRFLHELDVTFRRDQTGRPRINKPDSFLDREQKSSGEYYYYAADDE
- the rqcH gene encoding ribosome rescue protein RqcH — protein: MATAQGMSGIDLRAVTGELNAKLPLWIDKVYQFESRTLGIRLNGENHARYLLLIEAGRRAHLVSAFPDAPKNPPQFAMFLRKYISGGKVLAIRQHGLERILIFEIGKGELTYRLIIELFDEGNVILTDEAGKIIKPLRHHRFKDRDIVPDALYAMSETDPTGSEKNLAATLAGDDRDLVRALAVACMFGGTYAEYVCKTSGIDKSLPAKAADPKALYAAITGLFSRVQQSARPVVSAKSCEPLAFGEGEGNSGDTGTPYPGYSAALEAFYPMTKAEKVRVAAKPKLSEEERIHKYQEAAIKKFDEKIKKNEELVNAIYENYQFIAQIISSLDTASKEHSWQEIERHLKGNSSADAKKIVAFYPEDAAVGVDIGKTVKIFVHESVEQNAGRYYDTIKKFKKKKEGALQAMKTVRPKKRAVHRDIVPMKKLWYHRFRWFVTSDGVVVLGGRDASQNEELVKKYMTGGDLFLHADVHGASVILVKGKTEKMDEVAQFAASFSGAWRSGHFSADVFSVRPDQVSKTPESGEYISRGSFIVRGERTYYRDVPLAVGIGLVLEPQAAVIGGPPAVIRSRTKTCVEIRPGQFEPNDVAKKVLRSLREHLAPEEEKLLKGILNTESVAAFVPPGGSDILEES
- a CDS encoding mRNA surveillance protein pelota; the encoded protein is MKAEFGDIKENYGEIRLLPETIDDLWHLKHLILPGSLVFATTFRSVESVTDKLRPEKVEKRPVRLGVRAEKIEFSEHGIRLRITGIIEHGIDCGAYHTINVETGYEISVIRQWRPVDLERIERAKKSSVFGVIHILTIEEGEAELFRIRQYGPESVVTVTTGSGKGGECDNRVAFFEGVTKTIAEITGPLVIAGPGFIKDDFLRYAKNRNCPPGERAVVVETRRIGRGAVQDVIGAGTLEKMIGDLQLSREVRLMDEVLLRIARDGAVAYGREQVRNAIDYGAVEEVLIADSLLHDTATAPLLERAERMQSRIVVLSTEFEPGERLMALGGIAALLRYKL
- a CDS encoding proteasome-activating nucleotidase — protein: MIERVNNLESRNLELREQLRQVEADKRYIETQKIRFEREVRKLKSESEQLRSPPLIIGNVVDVVDSSRVIVRSSAGPKFLVRSSPSINPDDLKAGARCTLNQQSLAIVELLPSSFDAQVYGMELVDSPQENYTDIGGLSKQINEIREAVELPLKRPELFTRIGIEPPKGVLLYGPPGTGKTLLAKAVAHETNAHFMRVVGSELVQKYIGEGARLVRELFDLAKKKAPTIIFIDEIDAVGASRTEANTSGDREVQRTLMQLLAGMDGFETRGDVKIIGATNRIDILDKALLRPGRFDRIIEIPLPDGEGRLSILKVHTRGLTVDESVDLVEVASMTEGRNGADLRAICMEAGMFAIRNDREAITRSDFLAAIEKVRIDFSRPVSDVEGRMFA